One genomic window of Mucilaginibacter sp. SJ includes the following:
- a CDS encoding DUF3500 domain-containing protein: MKKLILLSGAGLLITVCILVACKKSSEQTTTTTTTTTTTTTASVSALTCGSAVVSSTATVNTVFSGSATIPYTGGNGAAYTAGTAISSTGVTGLTATLAAGTLASGAGNITYAIAGTPTSTGTASFSITFGGQTCSFTVTVDAASTSTGCSTSTTIASKVVCLANAFLATLTTAQQASVVLTLNKTNALRWSNLPCGLSCRNGLAFSSLTSTQLAAAKAVAAAAMGTTTGEGYDEFTQILAADDYLGTMASGYSSGNYIIAFLGTPTTTGKWMLQFGGHHYAQNITYDAGVVTSITPLHQGVEPKGSFTTGGTTYTGPIESEHTAMQNMLGSFTSSELASAKISGSFSDCLMVPGSTTNTMPTTKQGVQVSTLSTAAQAKVLAAMMPWINDLDATSAAAFTTIYQNELANTYVCYASNTSGVAGSASSFLTTNTDYVRIDGPSVWIEFICQTGVVISNQIHYHTVMRDHNRDYIGL, from the coding sequence ATGAAAAAGTTAATACTCTTATCCGGCGCAGGCTTGCTGATAACAGTTTGCATCCTGGTAGCATGTAAAAAAAGCAGCGAACAAACAACGACTACCACAACCACTACAACTACCACCACCACGGCTTCAGTTTCGGCTTTAACCTGTGGTTCGGCAGTAGTATCATCAACAGCAACTGTTAATACCGTATTTAGCGGCAGCGCTACAATACCGTATACAGGTGGCAACGGCGCTGCTTACACTGCAGGTACGGCTATTTCCTCAACAGGAGTTACCGGTCTTACGGCAACTTTGGCGGCAGGTACATTAGCAAGCGGGGCGGGTAACATCACATACGCCATTGCCGGTACGCCAACATCAACCGGCACCGCTTCATTTTCTATTACCTTTGGCGGGCAAACATGCAGTTTTACTGTCACTGTAGATGCTGCAAGCACCTCAACCGGCTGCTCTACCTCAACAACCATTGCATCAAAAGTAGTTTGCTTAGCCAACGCGTTTTTAGCAACGCTGACAACCGCTCAACAAGCCTCAGTGGTGCTGACCTTAAATAAAACCAACGCTTTGAGATGGTCAAATCTGCCCTGTGGTCTCTCCTGCAGAAATGGTTTAGCTTTCAGCAGCCTGACCAGTACACAATTAGCAGCTGCAAAAGCCGTAGCAGCAGCAGCCATGGGTACAACAACCGGAGAGGGCTATGACGAATTTACTCAAATCCTGGCGGCCGACGACTACCTGGGAACAATGGCCTCGGGTTATTCTTCAGGCAACTATATAATCGCGTTTTTAGGTACGCCCACTACTACCGGCAAGTGGATGCTGCAATTTGGTGGCCACCACTACGCACAAAACATCACTTATGATGCAGGGGTTGTTACCAGCATTACGCCCTTACACCAGGGTGTTGAGCCAAAAGGTTCATTTACCACGGGCGGTACAACCTATACAGGGCCAATAGAATCTGAACATACTGCTATGCAAAATATGCTGGGATCGTTTACAAGTTCTGAATTAGCATCTGCTAAAATTTCCGGCTCGTTTTCTGATTGCCTGATGGTTCCGGGGTCTACTACCAATACAATGCCAACTACCAAACAAGGCGTTCAGGTAAGTACCTTAAGTACAGCGGCCCAGGCTAAAGTTTTAGCGGCGATGATGCCATGGATCAATGATCTTGATGCTACTTCGGCAGCGGCCTTTACCACCATTTATCAAAACGAATTGGCTAATACTTATGTGTGTTATGCCAGCAATACTTCAGGTGTTGCGGGTTCCGCGAGTTCATTTTTAACAACCAATACAGATTATGTCAGGATAGATGGGCCAAGTGTTTGGATAGAGTTTATATGCCAAACTGGTGTGGTAATCAGCAACCAGATACATTATCACACTGTGATGAGGGATCATAACCGTGACTACATAGGTCTATAA
- a CDS encoding HupE/UreJ family protein, translated as MHYILSMNNRRLSSWRLFIFGIFFAVTALRPTVSGAHQTPNTLVFLDASPNRVALELQMPLSELELAFGNDISKNPETLIERFGPQLKEYLKAHIHAYLKKTAPWEVEIESLKMDKGKYIENGMDYWEVIAHVGITPQPGESARKFMLDYDVIMHQVINHAALVSIRSDWEAGNLNGPSADAMVISRSMKDNVIYPLEINLQPGSWFKGFKSMLALGMQHIKEGTDHLLFLIVLLLPATLLINGGQWGQFGGTKYSVLRLLKIVTSFTIGHSITLLIGALGWLRLPAQPVEILIAFSILVSAVHAVKPIFPGKEMYVAAGFGLIHGLAFAAILANLKLNAGTMALSILGFNLGIEAMQLFVVLITIPWLILLSQTLLYQYVRIGGAIISGIVAIAWILERVTQTPNFVSAFVNKIAEQAPWAIVILAVLALVSVLLKSRGSHSPRLNS; from the coding sequence ATGCATTACATACTTTCAATGAACAACCGCCGGTTAAGCAGCTGGCGGCTGTTTATTTTTGGAATTTTCTTCGCTGTTACAGCATTAAGGCCAACCGTTTCCGGCGCACATCAAACACCAAATACGCTTGTTTTTTTAGATGCAAGTCCCAACAGGGTTGCACTGGAACTCCAAATGCCACTATCAGAACTGGAACTTGCCTTTGGTAACGATATATCTAAAAATCCGGAAACACTTATTGAAAGATTTGGTCCGCAGTTAAAAGAATATCTCAAAGCACACATACATGCCTATCTGAAAAAAACAGCCCCATGGGAGGTTGAAATAGAATCACTGAAAATGGATAAGGGGAAATATATTGAAAATGGTATGGATTATTGGGAGGTAATTGCCCACGTTGGTATCACCCCTCAACCTGGCGAAAGTGCCCGGAAGTTTATGCTTGATTATGATGTGATCATGCATCAGGTTATTAACCACGCCGCCCTTGTCTCCATCCGTAGCGATTGGGAAGCTGGAAATTTAAATGGCCCTTCCGCCGATGCAATGGTCATCAGCCGGAGTATGAAAGATAATGTAATATATCCCCTGGAAATAAATTTGCAGCCGGGAAGCTGGTTTAAAGGTTTCAAAAGTATGCTTGCATTAGGTATGCAGCATATTAAAGAAGGTACTGATCATTTACTTTTTTTGATTGTATTGTTATTGCCGGCCACACTTTTAATAAATGGCGGACAGTGGGGGCAATTTGGCGGCACAAAATACAGTGTCCTCAGATTATTGAAAATTGTTACTTCGTTTACAATCGGCCACTCCATTACTTTGCTGATCGGAGCTTTAGGCTGGTTAAGGTTACCGGCACAGCCGGTAGAAATATTAATTGCATTTTCTATTCTGGTTTCTGCAGTTCATGCTGTAAAACCAATTTTTCCGGGTAAAGAAATGTATGTGGCGGCGGGTTTCGGTTTAATACATGGTTTAGCATTTGCAGCCATATTGGCTAACCTTAAATTGAATGCAGGTACTATGGCGCTAAGTATTTTAGGCTTTAACCTGGGCATTGAAGCCATGCAGCTTTTTGTTGTATTAATTACCATTCCATGGTTAATTTTGTTAAGCCAAACACTGCTTTACCAATATGTCAGGATTGGGGGCGCTATCATCTCCGGTATAGTTGCCATCGCGTGGATTCTGGAACGTGTTACCCAAACGCCTAATTTTGTTTCAGCATTTGTAAATAAAATTGCAGAACAAGCTCCCTGGGCAATCGTGATACTGGCGGTTTTAGCATTGGTAAGTGTTTTGCTAAAAAGCCGGGGCTCCCATTCGCCGCGGTTAAATTCTTAA
- a CDS encoding capsule assembly Wzi family protein, whose amino-acid sequence MSIRITIRSLYILILLSLTASLKGYSQTVTVGSYAEELLRREQVAGNTDSISSFVIRPLTSTVAGPALQSLISSHEYLKFNFMGMPSGLRILPFNWLNEYNVNRPYGYNNSSLYPNAGYQSMLSGGFLLKAGILNVQIKPELVYAQNKNFSTFADVQARNNSPALMGAYFSQINGIDAPERFGISSLKHLYPGQSKITLAYKSIEAGVSTENLWWGPGIRNSIMMSNSAPGFFHWTFNSTKPVKTLVGSFEWQIIGGNLKQSGFAPDDVSKLTYGSNLYVPKPKVTRYISAYSVNWQPKWLKGLYLGASAYDYLDKDSLYHNKNIIRKIIPVITGSSLKANDINNGQNGDQQDFAYALNIRQLLPLYKAEIYFEWARNDRTGSISDFLQEPEHSSAYTFGGRKLFELSRGGFIQIKSEITQLQRAPTYLLRDEPSWYIHSQSPRDGYTNYGRYIGAGIGPGGNSFIFDISYLKNYNSYGLMLERQLHNNDLYYQAFAGKGTFNLHWVDLAGTFYANHKFKNYLLSAEATPVYTLNYEYRNGSSFNLHARINFTYFFN is encoded by the coding sequence ATGAGCATCCGTATAACTATCCGATCCTTATATATTTTAATTTTACTATCCTTAACTGCTTCATTAAAAGGCTATAGTCAAACTGTAACCGTTGGAAGCTATGCTGAGGAGCTATTACGCAGGGAGCAGGTAGCAGGAAATACAGACAGTATATCATCATTTGTTATCAGGCCTTTAACCTCAACTGTTGCTGGTCCTGCGCTTCAGTCATTAATTTCGAGCCATGAGTATCTAAAATTCAATTTCATGGGCATGCCATCGGGTTTACGCATCCTTCCGTTTAACTGGTTAAACGAATACAACGTAAACCGTCCTTATGGCTACAATAATTCGTCATTGTATCCAAATGCAGGCTATCAAAGCATGCTAAGCGGCGGCTTTTTGTTAAAAGCCGGAATTCTCAACGTACAGATAAAACCTGAGCTGGTTTACGCGCAAAATAAAAACTTTTCAACTTTTGCCGATGTACAAGCCCGAAACAATTCGCCGGCACTCATGGGTGCTTACTTTAGCCAAATCAATGGTATTGATGCGCCCGAACGATTTGGTATATCTTCTTTAAAACACCTTTATCCCGGGCAATCAAAAATTACATTGGCGTATAAAAGCATAGAAGCCGGCGTATCTACAGAAAATTTGTGGTGGGGACCAGGAATAAGAAATTCAATCATGATGAGCAACTCGGCCCCTGGCTTTTTCCATTGGACCTTCAATTCAACCAAACCGGTTAAAACACTGGTTGGCTCATTTGAGTGGCAGATCATAGGAGGCAACCTAAAACAATCGGGCTTTGCACCGGACGACGTAAGCAAACTTACATACGGCAGCAATTTATATGTCCCCAAGCCTAAAGTTACGAGGTATATTTCGGCCTACAGTGTCAACTGGCAGCCTAAATGGTTAAAGGGCTTATATCTTGGCGCTTCTGCTTACGACTATCTTGACAAAGACTCTCTTTATCATAATAAAAACATTATCCGCAAAATAATTCCCGTTATTACCGGCTCTTCACTTAAGGCTAATGACATCAACAACGGACAAAACGGCGACCAACAGGATTTTGCTTACGCACTCAATATCAGGCAGCTGCTACCTTTATACAAAGCTGAAATTTACTTTGAATGGGCTCGCAATGACCGCACGGGAAGTATTTCTGACTTTTTACAGGAACCCGAACATTCATCAGCATATACCTTTGGCGGACGCAAATTGTTTGAACTTAGCCGGGGAGGCTTTATCCAAATTAAATCGGAAATAACACAGCTGCAAAGGGCTCCAACCTATTTGCTGCGTGACGAACCTTCATGGTATATCCATTCGCAAAGCCCGAGAGACGGTTATACCAATTATGGCAGATACATAGGTGCGGGAATCGGGCCGGGCGGTAACAGTTTTATCTTTGATATAAGTTACCTCAAAAACTACAACTCATATGGCCTTATGCTGGAAAGGCAGTTACATAACAATGACCTGTATTACCAGGCCTTTGCCGGCAAGGGTACTTTTAACCTGCATTGGGTAGATCTTGCAGGTACATTCTATGCTAATCATAAATTTAAAAACTACCTGCTCTCGGCCGAAGCTACCCCTGTTTACACATTGAATTATGAATACAGAAATGGCTCGAGTTTCAATTTACATGCCAGGATTAACTTTACTTATTTTTTTAATTAA
- a CDS encoding helix-turn-helix domain-containing protein, protein MQQPDLGKKIAKLRKARGLTQEELVEKCNLNVRTLQRIEAGEVTPRSYTVKLIFAALGHEVYNSLPGTAERSGKTTDQIRDMIRKACSYTLDLFNLKTNAMKKLTILSVIFLTFCAVIFSACLSSRRVVNDKKALLGTWQIMNNGVPDTTYGGQPGQIRYQTITGDRFMVTDIQYSKKQIYAAFSGSYTLDTQNKTYSVLIEAIGGPGYAQYMNGKIGTFNYRLKDSLLYLKGNGYDEVWKRVR, encoded by the coding sequence ATGCAGCAACCAGACTTAGGCAAAAAGATTGCAAAACTTAGAAAAGCCAGGGGATTAACACAGGAGGAACTTGTTGAAAAGTGTAATTTAAATGTGCGTACGCTTCAAAGAATAGAAGCAGGAGAAGTAACGCCAAGAAGTTATACGGTAAAACTAATCTTCGCTGCCCTTGGTCACGAAGTTTACAACTCATTGCCCGGTACTGCTGAGCGGTCAGGTAAAACAACGGATCAGATTCGCGATATGATCCGTAAAGCCTGTAGTTACACACTCGATTTATTTAACCTAAAAACAAACGCAATGAAAAAACTAACAATTTTATCTGTCATCTTTTTAACCTTTTGTGCAGTAATATTTTCGGCTTGTTTGAGTTCCAGGAGGGTAGTTAATGACAAAAAAGCTTTGCTTGGTACCTGGCAAATCATGAACAATGGCGTTCCTGATACTACCTATGGGGGCCAGCCGGGGCAAATCAGGTATCAGACAATTACCGGTGATAGGTTTATGGTTACTGATATACAGTATTCAAAAAAGCAAATTTACGCAGCATTTTCCGGGTCATATACCTTAGACACTCAAAATAAAACTTATTCCGTATTGATTGAAGCCATTGGTGGACCAGGGTATGCCCAATATATGAACGGGAAAATAGGAACATTCAATTACCGGCTTAAAGATTCTTTACTGTAC